A genome region from Tenrec ecaudatus isolate mTenEca1 chromosome 13, mTenEca1.hap1, whole genome shotgun sequence includes the following:
- the LRRFIP1 gene encoding leucine-rich repeat flightless-interacting protein 1 isoform X10 encodes MDMGTQGSGRKRLPTRERLSAEDDALSLIAREAEARLAAKRAARAEAREIRMKELERQQKEEDSERYSRRSRRSTTASEEDERLSGCSRGSLRVEERPERDFVEKGSRNMPSLCAAALASLGGTSSRRGSGDTSISAGTEASIREIKELNELKDQIQDVEGKYMQGLKEMKDSLAEVEEKYKKAMVSNAQLDNEKTNFMYQVDTLKDLLLQVEEELAESRRQYEEKNKECEREKHAHGILQFQFAEVKEALKQREEMLEEIRQLQQKQATCVRELSDLQETIEWKDKKIGALERQKEFFDSLRSERDDLRDEVVTLREELKKHGIVLNAEAAPNSTLNGLSPSTVTTEEAGALTSTGDGALGRARASEVENAMVAAVGRGASLQEAGHEQHTEGGGEDHARPAGSLPAANPEDPRPAAEGQAPPSEAPATSASEERPESAPGDGPGTCPEAEQCQGNALDQQDERQAGGKEEDGEAHLGEVRVAPCLESGPPHRPEVDRAGGTDAGGACGSPTEAVEEAEVARNGEHAGTVASGPPGGHREPMNQDGNHMSDQEATELQEALAQPVEAQREKEEEDGGAEPAGEEHTQTRIHTPPCSPAATGSHQQAQGAGEAGPGGEPLHLKEPEEDRGGHGGEPSGSPQKKTKNKKKKNKKKKSPAAVETLGDVKEEATFQKADQSEGSEEKQGGGTEGRPAGEAPPEGTQGAVPETVPESSDRPEGPDVELNGTLSQEDEGVETEAGRGLSGGDAFSLAEDTTVPTGTGAGDQEAAESAANDTVGREDAPEGSSVDPEEDVSGASQTDSTEEHVMSAPSQTPGDAVESTGLEQQAAAAAPLEEPGDLESEDREDPRGGTEKGKSKEDCTMS; translated from the exons GAGGACAGCGAGCGCTACTCACGTAGATCTCGGAGGAGCACAACG gccTCCGAGGAAGATGAGCGTTTGTCAGGGTGTAGTCGCGGCAGCCTACGG GTTGAGGAGAGGCCGGAGAGAGACTTCGTCGAGAAG GGCTCCCGGAACATGCCCAGCTTGTGTGCAGCCGCCCTGGCCTCTCTGGGTGGGACGTCCTCCCGGAGGGGCAGTGGGGACACATCCATCTCCGCGGGCACCGAGGCCTCCATCAGGGAGATCAAG GAGCTCAATGAGTTAAAAGACCAGATTCAGGATGTAGAAGGCAAATACATGCAGGGGCTGAAAGAGATGAAG GACTCGCTGGCCGAGGTGGAGGAGAAGTACAAGAAGGCCATGGTGTCCAACGCCCAGCTGGACAACGAGAAGACGAACTTTATGTACCAGGTGGACACCCTGAAGGACCTGCTGCTGCAGGTGGAGGAGGAGCTGGCGGAGTCCCGGCGGCAGTACGAGGAGAAAAACAAA GAGTGTGAGAGGGAGAAGCACGCACACGGCATCCTGCAGTTCCAGTTTGCGGAGGTGAAGGAGGCGCTGAAACAGCGGGAAGAAATGCTCGAG GAAATCCGGCAGCTACAGCAGAAACAGGCCACTTGTGTCAGGGAGCTTTCTGATCTCCAGGAAACAATAGAGTGGAAGGACAAAAAGATAGGG GCCTTAGAGAGGCAAAAAGAGTTCTTTGACTCCCTGCGGAGTGAGCGGGATGATCTTAGAGACGAAGTGGTCACACTGAGAGAGGAACTGAAG AAACATGGAATCGTCCTAAATGCAGAAGCAGCCCCCAACAGCACCCTCAATGGCCTCAGCCCCTCCACAGTGACCACAGAGGAGGCGGGTGCCCTCACGTCCACAGGCGATGGAGCGCTCG GAAGAGCCCGAGCATCAGAGGTGGAAAATGCGATGGTGGCGGCTGTGGGGCGAGGAGCCAGCTTGCAGGAAGCTGGGCACGAGCAGCACACAGAGGGCGGCGGGGAGGACCATGCCCGCCCAGCGGGGTCACTGCCTGCGGCCAACCCCGAGGACCCGAGACCCGCTGCCGAAGGCCAGGCCCCACCCTCAGAAGCTCCAGCCACTTCGGCAAGTGAAGAGCGGCCAGAGAGTGCACCAGGCGATGGGCCTGGCACGTGCCCCGAGGCAGAGCAGTGCCAGGGGAATGCCCTGGATCAGCAGGATGAAAGGCAGGCAGGCGGAAAAGAAGAGGATGGTGAAGCCCACCTGGGAGAGGTTAGGGTCGCCCCTTGTCTGGAGTCTGGTCCTCCGCACAGACCCGAAGTCGACAGGGCAGGTGGTACAGATGCCGGGGGCGCTTGCGGGAGCCCCACAGAGGCTGTGGAAGAGGCAGAGGTGGCTCGCAATGGGGAGCACGCGGGCACAGTGGCCTCTGGTCCTCCCGGGGGTCACAGAGAGCCCATGAATCAAGATGGAAACCACATGAGCGACCAGGAAGCCACTGAGCTCCAGGAGGCCCTGGCACAGCCGGTTGAGGCccagagggagaaggaggaagaagacgGTGGGGCAGAGCCCGCGGGTGAGGAACACACGCAGACCCGCATCCACACCCCTCCTTGCTCTCCTGCAGCCACAGGCAGCCATCAGCAAGCTCAGGGGGCCGGGGAGGCGGGTCCTGGGGGTGAGCCCCTGCATCTGAAAGAACCCGAGGAAGACAGGGGTGGCCATGGGGGAGAACCCTCGGGCTCTCCACAGAAGAAgacaaagaacaagaagaaaaaaaacaagaaaaagaagtcGCCCGCAGCAGTCGAAACCCTGGGAGACGTGAAGGAGGAGGCAACATTTCAGAAGGCGGATCAGAGTGAAGGGAGCGAGGAAAAGCAGGGTGGAGGCACCGAGGGGAGGCCGGCGGGAGAAGCCCCGCCCGAGGGGACGCAAGGCGCTGTGCCGGAGACGGTCCCTGAGAGCAGTGACAGGCCGGAGGGTCCTGACGTTGAGTTGAATGGGACACTCAGCCAGGAAGACGAGGGCGTGGAGACCGAGGCCGGGAGAGGACTCTCTGGTGGAGACGCGTTCAGTTTGGCAGAGGACACCACTGTACCGACAGGCACCGGGGCTGGCGATCAAGAAGCAGCCGAAAGCGCTGCTAACGatactgtgggaagagaagacgcCCCTGAAGGCAGCTCTGTAGACCCCGAGGAGGACGTCAGCGGTGCCTCCCAGACAGACAGCACAGAGGAGCATGTGATGTCAGCACCGAGTCAGACCCCCGGGGACGCGGTGGAGAGCACTGGCCTAGAGCagcaggcggcggcggcggcgccctTGGAGGAGCCCGGGGACCTAGAGTCAGAAGACAGAGAAGATCCACGGGGTGGGACCGAGAAGGGGAAAAGCAAAGAAGACTGCACCATGTCCTGA
- the LRRFIP1 gene encoding leucine-rich repeat flightless-interacting protein 1 isoform X4, which yields MDMGTQGSGRKRLPTRERLSAEDDALSLIAREAEARLAAKRAARAEAREIRMKELERQQKEEDSERYSRRSRRSTTASEEDERLSGCSRGSLRAQPDAELGGSFAWANGYDRDGYGTQALSRRPSRVEERPERDFVEKGSRNMPSLCAAALASLGGTSSRRGSGDTSISAGTEASIREIKELNELKDQIQDVEGKYMQGLKEMKDSLAEVEEKYKKAMVSNAQLDNEKTNFMYQVDTLKDLLLQVEEELAESRRQYEEKNKECEREKHAHGILQFQFAEVKEALKQREEMLEEIRQLQQKQATCVRELSDLQETIEWKDKKIGALERQKEFFDSLRSERDDLRDEVVTLREELKKHGIVLNAEAAPNSTLNGLSPSTVTTEEAGALTSTGDGALGRARASEVENAMVAAVGRGASLQEAGHEQHTEGGGEDHARPAGSLPAANPEDPRPAAEGQAPPSEAPATSASEERPESAPGDGPGTCPEAEQCQGNALDQQDERQAGGKEEDGEAHLGEVRVAPCLESGPPHRPEVDRAGGTDAGGACGSPTEAVEEAEVARNGEHAGTVASGPPGGHREPMNQDGNHMSDQEATELQEALAQPVEAQREKEEEDGGAEPAGEEHTQTRIHTPPCSPAATGSHQQAQGAGEAGPGGEPLHLKEPEEDRGGHGGEPSGSPQKKTKNKKKKNKKKKSPAAVETLGDVKEEATFQKADQSEGSEEKQGGGTEGRPAGEAPPEGTQGAVPETVPESSDRPEGPDVELNGTLSQEDEGVETEAGRGLSGGDAFSLAEDTTVPTGTGAGDQEAAESAANDTVGREDAPEGSSVDPEEDVSGASQTDSTEEHVMSAPSQTPGDAVESTGLEQQAAAAAPLEEPGDLESEDREDPRGGTEKGKSKEDCTMS from the exons GAGGACAGCGAGCGCTACTCACGTAGATCTCGGAGGAGCACAACG gccTCCGAGGAAGATGAGCGTTTGTCAGGGTGTAGTCGCGGCAGCCTACGG GCGCAGCCTGACGCCGAGCTCGGGGGCAGCTTCGCCTGG GCTAATGGTTACGACAGAGACGGGTACGGAACCCAGGCCCTCAGCAGAAGGCCCAGCAGG GTTGAGGAGAGGCCGGAGAGAGACTTCGTCGAGAAG GGCTCCCGGAACATGCCCAGCTTGTGTGCAGCCGCCCTGGCCTCTCTGGGTGGGACGTCCTCCCGGAGGGGCAGTGGGGACACATCCATCTCCGCGGGCACCGAGGCCTCCATCAGGGAGATCAAG GAGCTCAATGAGTTAAAAGACCAGATTCAGGATGTAGAAGGCAAATACATGCAGGGGCTGAAAGAGATGAAG GACTCGCTGGCCGAGGTGGAGGAGAAGTACAAGAAGGCCATGGTGTCCAACGCCCAGCTGGACAACGAGAAGACGAACTTTATGTACCAGGTGGACACCCTGAAGGACCTGCTGCTGCAGGTGGAGGAGGAGCTGGCGGAGTCCCGGCGGCAGTACGAGGAGAAAAACAAA GAGTGTGAGAGGGAGAAGCACGCACACGGCATCCTGCAGTTCCAGTTTGCGGAGGTGAAGGAGGCGCTGAAACAGCGGGAAGAAATGCTCGAG GAAATCCGGCAGCTACAGCAGAAACAGGCCACTTGTGTCAGGGAGCTTTCTGATCTCCAGGAAACAATAGAGTGGAAGGACAAAAAGATAGGG GCCTTAGAGAGGCAAAAAGAGTTCTTTGACTCCCTGCGGAGTGAGCGGGATGATCTTAGAGACGAAGTGGTCACACTGAGAGAGGAACTGAAG AAACATGGAATCGTCCTAAATGCAGAAGCAGCCCCCAACAGCACCCTCAATGGCCTCAGCCCCTCCACAGTGACCACAGAGGAGGCGGGTGCCCTCACGTCCACAGGCGATGGAGCGCTCG GAAGAGCCCGAGCATCAGAGGTGGAAAATGCGATGGTGGCGGCTGTGGGGCGAGGAGCCAGCTTGCAGGAAGCTGGGCACGAGCAGCACACAGAGGGCGGCGGGGAGGACCATGCCCGCCCAGCGGGGTCACTGCCTGCGGCCAACCCCGAGGACCCGAGACCCGCTGCCGAAGGCCAGGCCCCACCCTCAGAAGCTCCAGCCACTTCGGCAAGTGAAGAGCGGCCAGAGAGTGCACCAGGCGATGGGCCTGGCACGTGCCCCGAGGCAGAGCAGTGCCAGGGGAATGCCCTGGATCAGCAGGATGAAAGGCAGGCAGGCGGAAAAGAAGAGGATGGTGAAGCCCACCTGGGAGAGGTTAGGGTCGCCCCTTGTCTGGAGTCTGGTCCTCCGCACAGACCCGAAGTCGACAGGGCAGGTGGTACAGATGCCGGGGGCGCTTGCGGGAGCCCCACAGAGGCTGTGGAAGAGGCAGAGGTGGCTCGCAATGGGGAGCACGCGGGCACAGTGGCCTCTGGTCCTCCCGGGGGTCACAGAGAGCCCATGAATCAAGATGGAAACCACATGAGCGACCAGGAAGCCACTGAGCTCCAGGAGGCCCTGGCACAGCCGGTTGAGGCccagagggagaaggaggaagaagacgGTGGGGCAGAGCCCGCGGGTGAGGAACACACGCAGACCCGCATCCACACCCCTCCTTGCTCTCCTGCAGCCACAGGCAGCCATCAGCAAGCTCAGGGGGCCGGGGAGGCGGGTCCTGGGGGTGAGCCCCTGCATCTGAAAGAACCCGAGGAAGACAGGGGTGGCCATGGGGGAGAACCCTCGGGCTCTCCACAGAAGAAgacaaagaacaagaagaaaaaaaacaagaaaaagaagtcGCCCGCAGCAGTCGAAACCCTGGGAGACGTGAAGGAGGAGGCAACATTTCAGAAGGCGGATCAGAGTGAAGGGAGCGAGGAAAAGCAGGGTGGAGGCACCGAGGGGAGGCCGGCGGGAGAAGCCCCGCCCGAGGGGACGCAAGGCGCTGTGCCGGAGACGGTCCCTGAGAGCAGTGACAGGCCGGAGGGTCCTGACGTTGAGTTGAATGGGACACTCAGCCAGGAAGACGAGGGCGTGGAGACCGAGGCCGGGAGAGGACTCTCTGGTGGAGACGCGTTCAGTTTGGCAGAGGACACCACTGTACCGACAGGCACCGGGGCTGGCGATCAAGAAGCAGCCGAAAGCGCTGCTAACGatactgtgggaagagaagacgcCCCTGAAGGCAGCTCTGTAGACCCCGAGGAGGACGTCAGCGGTGCCTCCCAGACAGACAGCACAGAGGAGCATGTGATGTCAGCACCGAGTCAGACCCCCGGGGACGCGGTGGAGAGCACTGGCCTAGAGCagcaggcggcggcggcggcgccctTGGAGGAGCCCGGGGACCTAGAGTCAGAAGACAGAGAAGATCCACGGGGTGGGACCGAGAAGGGGAAAAGCAAAGAAGACTGCACCATGTCCTGA
- the LRRFIP1 gene encoding leucine-rich repeat flightless-interacting protein 1 isoform X11, with product MDMGTQGSGRKRLPTRERLSAEDDALSLIAREAEARLAAKRAARAEAREIRMKELERQQKEIYQVQKKYYGLDTKWGDIEQWMEDSERYSRRSRRSTTASEEDERLSGCSRGSLRAQPDAELGGSFAWANGYDRDGYGTQALSRRPSRVEERPERDFVEKGSRNMPSLCAAALASLGGTSSRRGSGDTSISAGTEASIREIKELNELKDQIQDVEGKYMQGLKEMKDSLAEVEEKYKKAMVSNAQLDNEKTNFMYQVDTLKDLLLQVEEELAESRRQYEEKNKECEREKHAHGILQFQFAEVKEALKQREEMLEKHGIVLNAEAAPNSTLNGLSPSTVTTEEAGALTSTGDGALGRARASEVENAMVAAVGRGASLQEAGHEQHTEGGGEDHARPAGSLPAANPEDPRPAAEGQAPPSEAPATSASEERPESAPGDGPGTCPEAEQCQGNALDQQDERQAGGKEEDGEAHLGEVRVAPCLESGPPHRPEVDRAGGTDAGGACGSPTEAVEEAEVARNGEHAGTVASGPPGGHREPMNQDGNHMSDQEATELQEALAQPVEAQREKEEEDGGAEPAGEEHTQTRIHTPPCSPAATGSHQQAQGAGEAGPGGEPLHLKEPEEDRGGHGGEPSGSPQKKTKNKKKKNKKKKSPAAVETLGDVKEEATFQKADQSEGSEEKQGGGTEGRPAGEAPPEGTQGAVPETVPESSDRPEGPDVELNGTLSQEDEGVETEAGRGLSGGDAFSLAEDTTVPTGTGAGDQEAAESAANDTVGREDAPEGSSVDPEEDVSGASQTDSTEEHVMSAPSQTPGDAVESTGLEQQAAAAAPLEEPGDLESEDREDPRGGTEKGKSKEDCTMS from the exons AAATACTATGGGCTGGACACAAAGTGGGGTGACATCGAGCAGTGGATG GAGGACAGCGAGCGCTACTCACGTAGATCTCGGAGGAGCACAACG gccTCCGAGGAAGATGAGCGTTTGTCAGGGTGTAGTCGCGGCAGCCTACGG GCGCAGCCTGACGCCGAGCTCGGGGGCAGCTTCGCCTGG GCTAATGGTTACGACAGAGACGGGTACGGAACCCAGGCCCTCAGCAGAAGGCCCAGCAGG GTTGAGGAGAGGCCGGAGAGAGACTTCGTCGAGAAG GGCTCCCGGAACATGCCCAGCTTGTGTGCAGCCGCCCTGGCCTCTCTGGGTGGGACGTCCTCCCGGAGGGGCAGTGGGGACACATCCATCTCCGCGGGCACCGAGGCCTCCATCAGGGAGATCAAG GAGCTCAATGAGTTAAAAGACCAGATTCAGGATGTAGAAGGCAAATACATGCAGGGGCTGAAAGAGATGAAG GACTCGCTGGCCGAGGTGGAGGAGAAGTACAAGAAGGCCATGGTGTCCAACGCCCAGCTGGACAACGAGAAGACGAACTTTATGTACCAGGTGGACACCCTGAAGGACCTGCTGCTGCAGGTGGAGGAGGAGCTGGCGGAGTCCCGGCGGCAGTACGAGGAGAAAAACAAA GAGTGTGAGAGGGAGAAGCACGCACACGGCATCCTGCAGTTCCAGTTTGCGGAGGTGAAGGAGGCGCTGAAACAGCGGGAAGAAATGCTCGAG AAACATGGAATCGTCCTAAATGCAGAAGCAGCCCCCAACAGCACCCTCAATGGCCTCAGCCCCTCCACAGTGACCACAGAGGAGGCGGGTGCCCTCACGTCCACAGGCGATGGAGCGCTCG GAAGAGCCCGAGCATCAGAGGTGGAAAATGCGATGGTGGCGGCTGTGGGGCGAGGAGCCAGCTTGCAGGAAGCTGGGCACGAGCAGCACACAGAGGGCGGCGGGGAGGACCATGCCCGCCCAGCGGGGTCACTGCCTGCGGCCAACCCCGAGGACCCGAGACCCGCTGCCGAAGGCCAGGCCCCACCCTCAGAAGCTCCAGCCACTTCGGCAAGTGAAGAGCGGCCAGAGAGTGCACCAGGCGATGGGCCTGGCACGTGCCCCGAGGCAGAGCAGTGCCAGGGGAATGCCCTGGATCAGCAGGATGAAAGGCAGGCAGGCGGAAAAGAAGAGGATGGTGAAGCCCACCTGGGAGAGGTTAGGGTCGCCCCTTGTCTGGAGTCTGGTCCTCCGCACAGACCCGAAGTCGACAGGGCAGGTGGTACAGATGCCGGGGGCGCTTGCGGGAGCCCCACAGAGGCTGTGGAAGAGGCAGAGGTGGCTCGCAATGGGGAGCACGCGGGCACAGTGGCCTCTGGTCCTCCCGGGGGTCACAGAGAGCCCATGAATCAAGATGGAAACCACATGAGCGACCAGGAAGCCACTGAGCTCCAGGAGGCCCTGGCACAGCCGGTTGAGGCccagagggagaaggaggaagaagacgGTGGGGCAGAGCCCGCGGGTGAGGAACACACGCAGACCCGCATCCACACCCCTCCTTGCTCTCCTGCAGCCACAGGCAGCCATCAGCAAGCTCAGGGGGCCGGGGAGGCGGGTCCTGGGGGTGAGCCCCTGCATCTGAAAGAACCCGAGGAAGACAGGGGTGGCCATGGGGGAGAACCCTCGGGCTCTCCACAGAAGAAgacaaagaacaagaagaaaaaaaacaagaaaaagaagtcGCCCGCAGCAGTCGAAACCCTGGGAGACGTGAAGGAGGAGGCAACATTTCAGAAGGCGGATCAGAGTGAAGGGAGCGAGGAAAAGCAGGGTGGAGGCACCGAGGGGAGGCCGGCGGGAGAAGCCCCGCCCGAGGGGACGCAAGGCGCTGTGCCGGAGACGGTCCCTGAGAGCAGTGACAGGCCGGAGGGTCCTGACGTTGAGTTGAATGGGACACTCAGCCAGGAAGACGAGGGCGTGGAGACCGAGGCCGGGAGAGGACTCTCTGGTGGAGACGCGTTCAGTTTGGCAGAGGACACCACTGTACCGACAGGCACCGGGGCTGGCGATCAAGAAGCAGCCGAAAGCGCTGCTAACGatactgtgggaagagaagacgcCCCTGAAGGCAGCTCTGTAGACCCCGAGGAGGACGTCAGCGGTGCCTCCCAGACAGACAGCACAGAGGAGCATGTGATGTCAGCACCGAGTCAGACCCCCGGGGACGCGGTGGAGAGCACTGGCCTAGAGCagcaggcggcggcggcggcgccctTGGAGGAGCCCGGGGACCTAGAGTCAGAAGACAGAGAAGATCCACGGGGTGGGACCGAGAAGGGGAAAAGCAAAGAAGACTGCACCATGTCCTGA
- the LRRFIP1 gene encoding leucine-rich repeat flightless-interacting protein 1 isoform X5, whose translation MDMGTQGSGRKRLPTRERLSAEDDALSLIAREAEARLAAKRAARAEAREIRMKELERQQKEIYQVQKKYYGLDTKWGDIEQWMEDSERYSRRSRRSTTASEEDERLSGCSRGSLRAQPDAELGGSFAWANGYDRDGYGTQALSRRPSRVEERPERDFVEKGSRNMPSLCAAALASLGGTSSRRGSGDTSISAGTEASIREIKDSLAEVEEKYKKAMVSNAQLDNEKTNFMYQVDTLKDLLLQVEEELAESRRQYEEKNKECEREKHAHGILQFQFAEVKEALKQREEMLEEIRQLQQKQATCVRELSDLQETIEWKDKKIGALERQKEFFDSLRSERDDLRDEVVTLREELKKHGIVLNAEAAPNSTLNGLSPSTVTTEEAGALTSTGDGALGRARASEVENAMVAAVGRGASLQEAGHEQHTEGGGEDHARPAGSLPAANPEDPRPAAEGQAPPSEAPATSASEERPESAPGDGPGTCPEAEQCQGNALDQQDERQAGGKEEDGEAHLGEVRVAPCLESGPPHRPEVDRAGGTDAGGACGSPTEAVEEAEVARNGEHAGTVASGPPGGHREPMNQDGNHMSDQEATELQEALAQPVEAQREKEEEDGGAEPAGEEHTQTRIHTPPCSPAATGSHQQAQGAGEAGPGGEPLHLKEPEEDRGGHGGEPSGSPQKKTKNKKKKNKKKKSPAAVETLGDVKEEATFQKADQSEGSEEKQGGGTEGRPAGEAPPEGTQGAVPETVPESSDRPEGPDVELNGTLSQEDEGVETEAGRGLSGGDAFSLAEDTTVPTGTGAGDQEAAESAANDTVGREDAPEGSSVDPEEDVSGASQTDSTEEHVMSAPSQTPGDAVESTGLEQQAAAAAPLEEPGDLESEDREDPRGGTEKGKSKEDCTMS comes from the exons AAATACTATGGGCTGGACACAAAGTGGGGTGACATCGAGCAGTGGATG GAGGACAGCGAGCGCTACTCACGTAGATCTCGGAGGAGCACAACG gccTCCGAGGAAGATGAGCGTTTGTCAGGGTGTAGTCGCGGCAGCCTACGG GCGCAGCCTGACGCCGAGCTCGGGGGCAGCTTCGCCTGG GCTAATGGTTACGACAGAGACGGGTACGGAACCCAGGCCCTCAGCAGAAGGCCCAGCAGG GTTGAGGAGAGGCCGGAGAGAGACTTCGTCGAGAAG GGCTCCCGGAACATGCCCAGCTTGTGTGCAGCCGCCCTGGCCTCTCTGGGTGGGACGTCCTCCCGGAGGGGCAGTGGGGACACATCCATCTCCGCGGGCACCGAGGCCTCCATCAGGGAGATCAAG GACTCGCTGGCCGAGGTGGAGGAGAAGTACAAGAAGGCCATGGTGTCCAACGCCCAGCTGGACAACGAGAAGACGAACTTTATGTACCAGGTGGACACCCTGAAGGACCTGCTGCTGCAGGTGGAGGAGGAGCTGGCGGAGTCCCGGCGGCAGTACGAGGAGAAAAACAAA GAGTGTGAGAGGGAGAAGCACGCACACGGCATCCTGCAGTTCCAGTTTGCGGAGGTGAAGGAGGCGCTGAAACAGCGGGAAGAAATGCTCGAG GAAATCCGGCAGCTACAGCAGAAACAGGCCACTTGTGTCAGGGAGCTTTCTGATCTCCAGGAAACAATAGAGTGGAAGGACAAAAAGATAGGG GCCTTAGAGAGGCAAAAAGAGTTCTTTGACTCCCTGCGGAGTGAGCGGGATGATCTTAGAGACGAAGTGGTCACACTGAGAGAGGAACTGAAG AAACATGGAATCGTCCTAAATGCAGAAGCAGCCCCCAACAGCACCCTCAATGGCCTCAGCCCCTCCACAGTGACCACAGAGGAGGCGGGTGCCCTCACGTCCACAGGCGATGGAGCGCTCG GAAGAGCCCGAGCATCAGAGGTGGAAAATGCGATGGTGGCGGCTGTGGGGCGAGGAGCCAGCTTGCAGGAAGCTGGGCACGAGCAGCACACAGAGGGCGGCGGGGAGGACCATGCCCGCCCAGCGGGGTCACTGCCTGCGGCCAACCCCGAGGACCCGAGACCCGCTGCCGAAGGCCAGGCCCCACCCTCAGAAGCTCCAGCCACTTCGGCAAGTGAAGAGCGGCCAGAGAGTGCACCAGGCGATGGGCCTGGCACGTGCCCCGAGGCAGAGCAGTGCCAGGGGAATGCCCTGGATCAGCAGGATGAAAGGCAGGCAGGCGGAAAAGAAGAGGATGGTGAAGCCCACCTGGGAGAGGTTAGGGTCGCCCCTTGTCTGGAGTCTGGTCCTCCGCACAGACCCGAAGTCGACAGGGCAGGTGGTACAGATGCCGGGGGCGCTTGCGGGAGCCCCACAGAGGCTGTGGAAGAGGCAGAGGTGGCTCGCAATGGGGAGCACGCGGGCACAGTGGCCTCTGGTCCTCCCGGGGGTCACAGAGAGCCCATGAATCAAGATGGAAACCACATGAGCGACCAGGAAGCCACTGAGCTCCAGGAGGCCCTGGCACAGCCGGTTGAGGCccagagggagaaggaggaagaagacgGTGGGGCAGAGCCCGCGGGTGAGGAACACACGCAGACCCGCATCCACACCCCTCCTTGCTCTCCTGCAGCCACAGGCAGCCATCAGCAAGCTCAGGGGGCCGGGGAGGCGGGTCCTGGGGGTGAGCCCCTGCATCTGAAAGAACCCGAGGAAGACAGGGGTGGCCATGGGGGAGAACCCTCGGGCTCTCCACAGAAGAAgacaaagaacaagaagaaaaaaaacaagaaaaagaagtcGCCCGCAGCAGTCGAAACCCTGGGAGACGTGAAGGAGGAGGCAACATTTCAGAAGGCGGATCAGAGTGAAGGGAGCGAGGAAAAGCAGGGTGGAGGCACCGAGGGGAGGCCGGCGGGAGAAGCCCCGCCCGAGGGGACGCAAGGCGCTGTGCCGGAGACGGTCCCTGAGAGCAGTGACAGGCCGGAGGGTCCTGACGTTGAGTTGAATGGGACACTCAGCCAGGAAGACGAGGGCGTGGAGACCGAGGCCGGGAGAGGACTCTCTGGTGGAGACGCGTTCAGTTTGGCAGAGGACACCACTGTACCGACAGGCACCGGGGCTGGCGATCAAGAAGCAGCCGAAAGCGCTGCTAACGatactgtgggaagagaagacgcCCCTGAAGGCAGCTCTGTAGACCCCGAGGAGGACGTCAGCGGTGCCTCCCAGACAGACAGCACAGAGGAGCATGTGATGTCAGCACCGAGTCAGACCCCCGGGGACGCGGTGGAGAGCACTGGCCTAGAGCagcaggcggcggcggcggcgccctTGGAGGAGCCCGGGGACCTAGAGTCAGAAGACAGAGAAGATCCACGGGGTGGGACCGAGAAGGGGAAAAGCAAAGAAGACTGCACCATGTCCTGA